TGTCAAATTCTAAATGCACCTATAGAGGGGCCATTCAGACACTCCCCTTGTAAAAAGACCCAAAGGAAGACAACCACTAGGACAGCGTACTGAAGAAAAGATTGATGATAAAGCTGGCAAACAAGCACATCCCTTGTATAGGTGGAAGGAAACATTGTCCCATGAAGTCGGGATTTCCAAGGACCAGCATATGAGGGAATGTATCTTAGGCTATTGTCCCACCAATTGCACTAGATTTTTCTTGGGAAAACTGGTGGCTGCATGTGAATTTTTTTCGAGGCAATAACATGCTTGATTCAGTTGGTAGATCTGGTCGTGGTGGTTTATGTTTACCAGCACATCATTTTTCTAAAAAGCAAAGCATAAGCCTCAGGAGCTCTAACAATACCAGCACTATGAACTCCTTGTAAGTCGGGATTTTTACCTTGTACCTACACTATCTTCACCTCTGACACCTTAAAGCTAACCAGTTTTCTCATCTAAACATAAAAGAAGCGAAAAAGAGCACACCTTAAAGCTGACCAGTTTTATCATCTAAACataaaaaagttaaaaagagaaaagcaTACCGGTTCAGTTTGCCTGTGAAATGCCTCCAGCCTTGACTTCAGAACTTCAGCAgtatcatcttttctttgaatcAAAGCCTCTCCAGAGACCTTCAGGAAagtaaaagatgaaaaataCATCTTTGTAAATATGCATGACCAAACTTAACGTAATGAAGGCTTGACAATTAAAACAAAACATAAGAAGGAAGCTAAGAGGTTCCAAGTCCCCAAGTCCCTTGAGAAATGCAAATGTACTTggaacaatattttatatgaaaaCAAGCTGTTCGATTCACTTGCCATGCTAAGATCATAATTCTTCTCTAGGTCTCCAtacttttatttaattatgaactTTATGACCTACttccaaaacaaagaaaagaaagatacataTAAACATAAAGGTGAGGAATTGCTGGTCTGCCCGACCACAACTTTTTTGGGAAGTTGGATgaaagaaaaatcatgagaCTTGAGGCATTTCAGACACTTTGTGCTACAGGGTGGGGAtaatgattccatttacgtggtGTTTTGCTCCAGACCACAGATTCCTTCAGCTGGTCGGCAGACCAGCAAACCTTTGACCAAAACATAATCCAATAACTTTTTTCTGCCAGGTACACTACTTGAGTACTCAAAGAGGAAAATAGGTTGTCTAAAGTAAATAAACATCAGGAGCTTTTAAACAATTctaacaatttaattaataaaaggTTACTAGCCAAAGACAGCTATAATCCCCAAATGTGTAAGATGAAAATAATGTCTCTCATTTTTTCTTATGGGTATCTCAAAAATATTTAAGGTTCCCCCACATATAAGGAGGGTGTTGAAACTTCTGCCAGATGTGGATTATCATATGTTTAAAGCACTATAACCATTTAAATGATTTCTATGGACCTATATAAAAGAAGGAAAGGGGAGGATCCCCCTTGCCCGAGAACCATAAGTTGTAAGCAGCTTGGTGCCCTCTTAAATCTTAAGCATGTTGTTGGCACTTCAAATTTGATTTCTACGGATATTTGAAATATATCATGCTCTAGCTAGCAACCAAAACTCTGTTACATGTCATATTAGAATCCAATTGACATCCAAAACCCCTACATATTTATATAGATGCCCATCAATCTCCACCCAAACATATTTTTTAGTTTGACAATATCTGTTATCTGATCTACATCCCAATTTatcaaatatgaaaaataaattacaatgtTGCCTATCATCGAAAAGAAGGAACCATTCCCTCGATTTCTTTTCCCTGGATTTTATGTAAAGAATGACAAGATTTGGAATATAATGGAGAAAATAGATTCAGGTAAAACCTAGGGCTTAAAACTTGGGATCAGCGCTATTCAAAGCTCACCAATTGTCCAACCCAACCTGCCAAAATATGTCCACCTCTGAATCCATGTGATGGCAGTCCCACCGATGCATTAAGACTATAGTAGCACTCACTAAGTATGCCCTCCATGCCTTTTCTTGTTATTGTGGTAACAGAAAAATATTGAGTACAACCATTAATTGTTTGGTGGAAGGGGAAATTATTTAACACTATTACCCTCCAAATTAGGATAGATCTATTTCCCATCTTCAATCACATTTCCTATGGAACCTACTAAAATCTACGAGAATGAAGCATTACGCAataaaaacaaggaaaagaaataaagaatgcTAGTCAGATAATCTTACATCATCAACACCAGGAACTTTTGGAGGTGCATATTTTGTGTGGTAGGTCCGACCACTCGAAGGATGAACCCATCGACCAGTGATTCTCTCCTCCAAGATGGCATCATCAATGGCAAAGTTGAGTACCTTATCAATTTTGGCTCCCTGCTTTTGAAGCATCTCATCAAGCTGCAAAAGCCAAGCAACAGGAGCATGAATGGAAGTTCATAAATAGAGAAACACGATTTAAGGACAAAACTAGATAAATGCTTTGGCATGCACCTTTTCGGCTTGTACCACTGTCCTTGGGAATCCATCAAGAATGAAACCTTTCTGACATGAGGGCTTCTTTATTGCTTCATCAATGATACCAACAACCAGGTCATCAGAAACAAGTTGTCCCTGAGAAGCATTGACAGATCCAACCATAGGAAAACCCATTAATCAATCTAATCTCAATACATCCACAGAGAACAATAGACATGACAGGAACCATATAAGACATCGTTAGAAGGAAAAAGATGTTTTACCGTTTCCATAGCCTCTTTAGCCTTAATTCCAAGGGGAGTTTTAGCAGCAACAGCTGCTCTCAGCATATCACCAGTGGCCAAGTGGCACAAGCAGTATTCATCTTTGATGATTGGTGACTGGGTACCTTTTCCAGATCCAGGTGGACCTGCAAGTCATCTAATTTGTATAATTTAACAAGTTGGAACCAACcacaaaatataatattttttggAAATACAAAATGCTAACTCACAAATAACTAGATGCTGGATGCAAATAGTTTGCAAAGGCAAATGACAACTTAAAAAGGAGCAGCTAACAATCTTGATAAATAAATACCAACAAAACCAATCAAAAGTACTCTATAAATCCTCTTGTGCCCAACGTGCTTTGGCCAATTCCAAGCTGCTCTAACAATATCTAGGTGTGAGTTGGGCAGCATTAAAACACACAAAAACCAAATTTACTTGGAATGTTAGGAAATAGTGCTATAAGTCATGGTCTCCCCTTCCCTATTCATATCTCAAACCATgaatcaaaatatttttctgaGGGTGAAGGCAGTAATCCCAGTTCACAATCAATGTGAACTTCATTGAGAAAAGTACAGACCTAACTACGAAATCCCCTTCCTTTTATTGTTAATAGGAACGATCATATAGAATCACCAATTCAACATAAAACTATGATACAACGTACAAAACTCTGAAATGGTGGAAGTTGACAGGTCAGTGGATCAATAGTTGGTCATGAAAGATAGCTAAAAGCTGTTAGACTAAATGATGATCCACATTACATCATTACCCTGCCAGTAGACATGCTTTTGGGGGGACAGATTGACTAGAAAAGTTATCTAGAAAAGAGCTATGGGTATACATTTGTCATGTCAATCTATGTCACATGACAAATTTATGCCCAATTCCATTTCGCCACATGGCAAGAGAAACCTCCCTTGTGGGAAACCCTACTAAAAAGTAACTTATCAATCATCATTTATTCAAGCTGCTACTCAATTGTTCCTAAAATGGAAGATTCAGTCAACAGAAGATATCAGAAATAGAAAATGCTTGTCATTAGGCTTGTACAGCCATGATATAACTTAGTGCCCAGCTGCCCAAGGTGATTAAGCCTGTGACAAGACAAAAGGTCTAGCTGAAATTGTACCTAGATCAGAGACCCATGGGTCCACAAATCAATGGTTCCTTAAAAATTCTACATCAAAATTAGTAACTCAGATGACTGTTAACTATATGGTCTATATGATACTTTATCAAGATCTTTGAAACTCCCATGCCATTTCTCTTAACCACTCAAATAATATAGATTAGATACATGTCTGAACCATTTGTTAAATCAGGTCCAAAGGCTTCCAGGAAAAACCAAGATGGGTTAGTGCAGTGTGTTTAACACTACAGAAATGGACCCCAAATACGGAATATGTGACATTTCGCTATACAGCAGCAAGATACCTACACAACTTTGTGGTGATCgataattatttgaataaaagtGGCATAACATCAATAAAAGCTTCTTGCAACAGTTGTCAGTAAGAAAAAATTTGCCTATCGCAACCAATTTCCTTGTTGTATGGAAGGGAGTCTGGTCAATAAGGGCATTTAGTTGATGGATACTATAATAAATAGGGTTGATTTGGAGAGAAGGGGAGCGCTATTACTTGAGGAGGCATAAGGAGTTTTTACTCCAATTTTGCAGAGGCCCATATCTCCCCCCTCACCTCCTTGCTCCACCGTCTAGAGGGATTCCTTTATAGACCAAACCCACCAATATCTAAGAGCCTTCAGTAaagcctctctttttttcccatTGCAGGAAAAAGGATAGTAAGAGAATAAACATCAAACGAAATCACGATTTGCAGAAACACAAACAAAAGCAACAACagttcaaattaaaaaaataggaaGGGCGTGAGCAAGCTCATCCAGCTACCGTTCAAACCTAGATCCAATAGTAACAACACCCAAAAACATAAGAGAAACTAAATCCACAGCAGATTTAAGACCATCAGTAATATAACATATCCAGAATAACACCCACCACAGACAACCCTAAATGCATCAAACAAACAAATTCCCACAACGAAATCTTCAccaatttcaatataatttcaCGCATTACATaactttcaaaaaaaagaacGAAACGTAATGGAAAGGAAATTTACCAACAAGGATAAGGCGTTTGTCGGGTTTAGTTGAGCATTTCATGCGGCGAAGGAGTTCCGTCATTAGATCTACAGACGGTACATCCTCCAAGTTTGCTGCAGAACTCgccatttcttctctctttctctctggttTCTTCCTCTCCTATCCTCTCTTATCTAACGCTTACCTTCCTTCCGCTCCAAACTATTCTCTTTTTGTGTAGTAGTAAAGGTCATACAGCCCTCAGGATTAAGAGGAAAATATAATAAGGGAGACCAACAACTGAGAATAGCGACGGCGAGTCTTTCgatgctttttttttaattcttttttaattattaaaccaaataaaaaaacaaaaacatgcctttttctgatttttgtcaATTGTCCCCTAACGACATTTAAATTACCATAACGATCTTGCACTTTGTGGATAAGACATTAGTGTCCCTGCTTCTTCCCCTACCGCTCTCCATGGGCATGGGCCGCCAGGCTCCACAGTCTAGTCTATACACTTCTACCTAACACTTCTAAGAAAGTCCATGACTCCATGGTCCATGCCCGAGCTTCACCAACCTAATGGTGGCAGGCCTAAGCTCCAAAGCCCAAACCCAGTCCGGCTTCACAGTGGGCCCAGCAGTGCCAGGATCGCCTGGCAAGGCATGCCGGGTTTGATTGAGACAGCATATACCCAAAGTAGCCTCCATCTAAAgtatggtttgaggaatcagtatcggATTGCCCCAATTGATTGATCCATAGTAGAATGGTCAAACGGGGATATCAATAATGAGGATCACATACCGATGAATTGGTGTGGAGCAAggatataaatattttttaaaaaatctgattttcttaaagaaaaacaaagataaatTCTTCTAATTCAAGACGATCTAGATCAGTATTGATTGAGACTCTCACCTAGTAGTAGTTGGTGATTTGGTATCATATTGGTATTGGCCTCTACCGCCAAACAGAAGTCTTGTATTCTCACttaataattgttttttatttttttagtattaAACTTTTACATAGTTGTGTGCCTTGTGATGGGATGGGTGAATAGGTATTTTTGATTTAGATGAATTATAATTGtcacaataaattttttttaactaaaaaggaaattattatttttcaaatattaCAAAGTATCTATCTTACCAAAGAGGACCTGATTTAAATTAGTCATTGTGTCAGATTGCAAAGTCTAATTCAATGTTTCATTCAAATACACTCTTGTAATGGCAAGAATCATATGTATATCCAAGCATGTATACCACTATACTAATATTCTAAGCAATATTGTGTATTCTCTCAATTCTGCCTTGAACAAAtgattaaattaaaaatattataaaaatcgATGATTCATATATATCATGTGATTTTTGAAAACATTGGATTCCTTTGTTATCCAGGAAAAAAAGGTTTTCTCAAGTCCATGGTAAAGGGAGAATATGGACTCTTGGAATTTCAAAGTCTCATCATAATTCCCACATCTATTGTCGAAGATTTGAAATACCCGTAGTTGATCAAATTAAAGGGTCAGATCTAGtagattaagagattctctctctcaacaCCATTGGTGACTGAaattcaataataataataataaaagaataatcaactacaaatttatttttttttgcaaaaatatcTTCTTATGatctaaaaaatccaaaatcagGATCCAAATTGATCTCGATCATTGTTCAGCCTTGCAATCGGTATGTATACCCATTAGGGCAGCTTTCGTACAGTGATCGGTCCGATCTGAATAGGCCAAAATTGGGATCAGC
The nucleotide sequence above comes from Telopea speciosissima isolate NSW1024214 ecotype Mountain lineage chromosome 3, Tspe_v1, whole genome shotgun sequence. Encoded proteins:
- the LOC122656737 gene encoding adenylate kinase 4 isoform X2, with amino-acid sequence MASSAANLEDVPSVDLMTELLRRMKCSTKPDKRLILVGPPGSGKGTQSPIIKDEYCLCHLATGDMLRAAVAAKTPLGIKAKEAMEQGQLVSDDLVVGIIDEAIKKPSCQKGFILDGFPRTVVQAEKLDEMLQKQGAKIDKVLNFAIDDAILEERITGRWVHPSSGRTYHTKYAPPKVPGVDDVSGEALIQRKDDTAEVLKSRLEAFHRQTEPVIDYYGKKGAVANIHAEKPPKEVTTEVLKVLSS
- the LOC122656737 gene encoding adenylate kinase 4 isoform X1, whose protein sequence is MASSAANLEDVPSVDLMTELLRRMKCSTKPDKRLILVGPPGSGKGTQSPIIKDEYCLCHLATGDMLRAAVAAKTPLGIKAKEAMETGQLVSDDLVVGIIDEAIKKPSCQKGFILDGFPRTVVQAEKLDEMLQKQGAKIDKVLNFAIDDAILEERITGRWVHPSSGRTYHTKYAPPKVPGVDDVSGEALIQRKDDTAEVLKSRLEAFHRQTEPVIDYYGKKGAVANIHAEKPPKEVTTEVLKVLSS